A genomic region of Lycorma delicatula isolate Av1 chromosome 4, ASM4794821v1, whole genome shotgun sequence contains the following coding sequences:
- the P32 gene encoding complement C1q binding protein P32 gives MSTLLRSVFKSSTIKCLANSLRQNEACFPKRQFTRTLWHMCPSMNGEGRPKNLYKAASSSKLCSCGCGIMHAHTKSEKELVDFLSEEITQERKLLKSSTIPVEVDGFKVKLNGSEVTLTKTAGDEIIEVNFNVNHSVDTDVEPEINQTANKPQLGEMKSKPVFEVEINRGGRTLGFTCSFLSSGESQSDDGYNDLFAIDEVTLYEGDWKDTNYAVSGEILDGYLYDLLMNFLDDKGITNEFVEKLTEFSTVYEHNSYISLLESLKKFASGN, from the exons atgagTACGCTATTAAGGtcagtttttaaaagttctacTATCAAGTGCCTGGCGAATTCTCTTCGTCAAAATGAAGCATGCTTTCCAAAGAGACAGTTTACGAGAACTCTTTGGCACATGTGTCCGTCGATGAATGGTGAAGGAAGacctaaaaatttatataaagctgCTTCCTCAAGTAAACTGTGTTCTTGCGGCTGTGGGATCATGCACGCCCATACTAAAA GTGAAAAAGAATTAGTTGATTTCTTGAGTGAAGAAATTACACAAGAACGCAAGTTATTAAAATCCTCAACGATTCCTGTTGAAGTTGATGGGTTTAAAGTCAAATTGAATGGATCAGAAGTTACACTTACAAAGACTGCAGGTGATGAAAT AATTGAAGTTAATTTCAATGTTAACCACTCAGTTGATACTGATGTTGAACCAGAAATAAACCAAACTGCAAACAAACCACAATTAGGTGAAATGAAATCTAAGCCAGTGTTTGAAGTTGAAATTAACCGTGGTGGTAGGACATTAGGATTTACGTGCTCATTTTTATCCTCAGGAGAGTCACAGTCAGATGATGGATATA ATGATCTTTTTGCAATTGATGAGGTAACTTTATATGAAGGAGACTGGAAAGATACAAATTATGCTGTATCTGGTGAAATATTAGATGGg TATTTGTACGACTTGCTTATGAATTTTCTTGATGACAAAGGAATCACAAATGAATTTGTTGAGAAATTAACAGAATTCAGTACAGTATATGAACACAATTCTTATATTAGTCTTTTAGAAAGTTTGAAAAAGTTTGCTAGTGGTAATTAA